From a single Pyxicephalus adspersus chromosome 11, UCB_Pads_2.0, whole genome shotgun sequence genomic region:
- the PSMC4 gene encoding 26S proteasome regulatory subunit 6B: protein MEEIGIVIEKSSGQDDVPSLTSSRPVTALSFLGPEPEDLEDLYSRYKKLQQELEFLEVQEEYIKDEQKNLKKEFLHAQEEVKRIQSIPLVIGQFLEAVDQNTAIVGSTTGSNYYVRILSTIDRELLKPNASVALHKHSNALVDVLPPEADSSIMMLTSDQKPDVLYSDIGGMDIQKQEVREAVELPLTHFELYKQIGIDPPRGVLMYGPPGCGKTMLAKAVAHHTTAAFIRVVGSEFVQKYLGEGPRMVRDVFRLAKENAPAIIFIDEIDAIATKRFDAQTGADREVQRILLELLNQMDGFDQNVNVKVIMATNRADTLDPALLRPGRLDRKIEFPLPDRRQKRLIFTTITSKMNLSEEVDLEDYVARPDKISGADINSICQEGGMLAVRENRYIVLAKDFEKAYKTVIKKDEQEHEFYK from the exons ATGGAGGAGATCGGTATCGTGATAGAGAAAAGCAGCGGACAG GATGATGTTCCCTCCCTGACATCTTCTCGTCCCGTCACGGCTCTCTCCTTCCTCGGTCCGGAGCCGGAAGATTTGGAGGATCTGTACAGCCGGTACAAG AAACTGCAACAAGAGTTGGAATTCCTGGAGGTTCAGGAAGAGTACATTAAAGATGAGCAGAAGAACCTGAAGAAGGAATTCCTCCATGCCCAGGAGGAGGTGAAGCGTATCCAGAGTATTCCTCTGGTCATTGGACAGTTTCTGGAGGCGGTGGATCAGAACACAGCCATTGTAGGATCCACAACCG GTTCCAATTATTATGTGCGGATATTGAGTACCATCGATCGGGAGCTGCTTAAGCCAAATGCCTCCGTCGCTCTTCACAAGCACAGCAATGCTCTGGTTGATGTTCTTCCTCCGGAGGCTGACAGTAGTATTATGATGCTGACATCAG ACCAGAAACCAGACGTCTTGTATTCAGACATCGGAGGCATGGATATCCAGAAACAGGAAGTCCGTGAGGCTGTGGAGTTGCCATTAACACACTTTGAGCTCTATAAACAG ATCGGTATTGATCCACCCCGCGGAGTGCTGATGTACGGACCTCCTGGTTGTGGGAAGACTATGCTGGCCAAAGCTGTGGCTCATCACACTACAG CTGCTTTCATTCGTGTGGTGGGCTCAGAGTTTGTCCAGAAATACCTGGGTGAGGGTCCTCGTATGGTGAGAGACGTCTTCAGGCTCGCCAAAGAGAACGCCCCGGCCATCATATTTATTGATGAAATTGATGCTATTGCCACAAAGCGGTTTGATGCACAGACAGGAG CTGACAGAGAGGTACAGAGAATTCTGCTGGAGCTCCTGAATCAGATGGATGGCTTTGATCAGAATGTCAATGTGAAG GTCATCATGGCCACAAACAGAGCTGACACTTTGGATCCAGCGCTTCTACGACCTGGCCGCTTGGATCGAAAGATCGAATTCCCACTGCCCGACCGAAGGCAGAAACGTCTCATCTTTACCACCATCACCAGTAAGATGAACTTGTCTGAAGaagtggacctggaagatt ATGTTGCGCGTCCCGATAAAATTTCTGGAGCAGATATCAACTCTATTTGCCAAGAG GGTGGTATGCTCGCTGTACGTGAGAACCGCTATATAGTTCTGGCCAAGGACTTTGAGAAAGCATACAAGACCGTGATCAAAAAGGATGAGCAAGAACACGAGTTCTACAAGTAA